A section of the Oryza sativa Japonica Group chromosome 1, ASM3414082v1 genome encodes:
- the LOC107275391 gene encoding E3 ubiquitin ligase PARAQUAT TOLERANCE 3 — MSAEWRTPSGGSSGVISSELYCKICRNVMADAVLASKCCFDSFCDWCIRDHIAAKSKCACGAQACVDDLIPNPTLRTTIANVLATTSGTASVSSGTEKPRSSASSNATEAAPQSLAASQVSRSNVSSKKSATISSGVLGPRKAWETVAGDHSTEYGALAVDGDHHGSYGFPFGPAPGYVDPFFGVGVPFGADPYMYYGVPYGCCGAAYGYYGDEDRRDTKRTRLR; from the coding sequence ATGAGTGCCGAATGGAGGACGCCGTCCGGGGGATCTAGCGGCGTCATCTCATCGGAACTCTACTGCAAGATTTGCCGAAACGTGATGGCCGACGCGGTGCTGGCGAGCAAGTGCTGCTTCGACAGCTTCTGCGACTGGTGCATCCGGGACCACATCGCCGCCAAGTCCAAGTGCGCGTGCGGGGCGCAGGCGTGCGTCGACGACCTGATCCCCAACCCAACGCTCCGCACCACCATCGCCAACGTTCTCGCCACCACCAGCGGCACAGCGAGCGTTTCAAGTGGAACCGAGAAGCCAAGGAGCTCCGCCAGCAGCAACGCGACAGAGGCGGCGCCGCAGAGCCTGGCCGCTTCGCAGGTGAGCCGCAGTAACGTGTCTTCCAAGAAAAGCGCCACGATCTCATCAGGTGTCCTCGGACCAAGAAAGGCGTGGGAGACGGTGGCGGGTGACCACTCCACAGAATATGGagccctcgccgtcgacggcgatcACCACGGCAGCTATGGCTTCCCGTTCGGCCCGGCGCCAGGCTACGTCGACCCCTTCTTCGGCGTCGGCGTGCCATTCGGAGCTGATCCTTACATGTACTACGGCGTGCCTTACGGCTGTTGTGGTGCTGCTTACGGCTACTACGGCGACGAGGATCGCCGTGACACGAAGAGGACGCGCCTACGATGA
- the LOC4327029 gene encoding uncharacterized protein, translating to MATKGNKLGEVMWEHRLQAAAVVALVAATVVSISAIGPRLGAVVSFFWPLLVSTGFFLVAVAVLLRISPPPSSTIDESGKELIDFVAGCRPEHHPPEAAEAAVDVPPEPEI from the coding sequence ATGGCGACCAAGGGGAATAAGCTCGGGGAGGTAATGTGGGAGCACCGGCtgcaggcggcggccgtggtggcGCTGGTGGCGGCCACGGTGGTGTCGATCTCCGCCATCGGGCCCAGGCTCGGCGCCGTGGTCTCCTTCTTCTGGCCGCTGCTCGTCTCCACGGGGTTCTTCCTCGTGGCCGTGGCCGTCCTGCTCCGGATCTCGCCGCCCCCCTCCAGCACCATCGACGAGTCCGGCAAGGAGCTCATCGACTTCGTCGCCGGGTGCCGCCCGGAGCACCACCccccggaggcggcggaggccgccgtGGACGTGCCTCCGGAGCCGGAGATCTAG
- the LOC4327030 gene encoding uncharacterized protein, with protein sequence MSKRQGPPKHQNRYAWKPNLGQKINETEPGGRFRPLSEITGVCQRCKDQIDWKRRYGKYKPIVEPAKCQKCGKRNVRQAYHNVCTACSKDLGICAKCCTCVKALVGRDLSEQESERKELEEAIRGARERERRTLLRLMNKGGGESGPSVPKIADRSREGDIFPAASLDEYAEQARQQDDSDEEEARDFVED encoded by the exons ATGTCGAAGCGGCAGGGTCCCCCGAAGCATCAGAACCGCTACGCGTGGAAGCCCAACCTCGGGCAGAAGATCAACGAGACC GAGCCCGGCGGCAGGTTCCGTCCTTTGTCGGAGATCACCGGCGTCTGCCAGCGCTGCAAGGACCAAATCGACTGGAAGAGAAG ATACGGGAAGTACAAGCCTATCGTTGAGCCGGCAAAATG TCAGAAGTGTGGGAAACGGAACGTCCGACAGGCGTATCACAACGTCTGCACGG CTTGCTCCAAGGACCTTGGGATTTGCGCGAAGTGCTGCACTTGTGTTAAAGCGCTTGTCGGAAG GGATCTTAGTGAACAGGAGAGTGAGCGCAAGGAACTAGAGGAG GCCATAAGAGGTGctagggagagggagaggcgcaCACTTCTTCGCCTT ATGAACAAAGGTGGCGGGGAGAGCGGACCGTCGGTTCCAAAGATTGCTGACAGAAGTCGTGAAGGGGACATTTTCCCTGCTGCATCCCTTGACGAATATGCTGAACAAGCTAGACAGCAAGATGATTCAGATGAAGAAGAGGCCAGGGATTTTGTAGAAGATTAA
- the LOC4327031 gene encoding RHOMBOID-like protein 12, mitochondrial isoform X2 — MATGRRFLQFQSLLAQQALRLRAAPRPKPQPNPPHRFLHAPSSPAAASPSRLPLWRSTGSLLPVSAAAAAAAAAAARAAAARWLMAAREAGSLELFSLQRRRSSGWFPSSSMFLSGVSWTKWLPSADGAVLMLVGANVGVFMLWHLADPSFMRRHFMISLDNFKSGRLHTLLTNAFSHAESGHLISNMIGLYFFGSSISNMFGPAFLLKLYVAGALAGSAFFLLEKAFLAPRRQFYGGWDNSRTPALGAILIGADLLRVKRQGQVSGTSHLGGALIAALAWARIRKGWI; from the exons ATGGCGACGGGGAGGAGGTTCCTGCAGTTCCAGTCGCTCCTCGCGCAGCAAGCCCtacgcctccgcgccgccccgaGACCTAAACCCCAACCAAACCCCCCCCACCGATTCCTCCACGCCCCATCCAGTCCCGCGGCCGCCTCGCCCTCCCGCCTCCCCCTATGGCGCAGCACTGGCTCGCTCCTGCcggtgagcgcggcggcggccgcggcggcggcggcagccgcccgggccgccgcggcgcggtggCTGATGGCCGCGCGCGAGGCGGGCTCGCTCGAGCTCTTCTCGCTGCAGCGGCGCAGGTCCTCGGGGTGGTTCCCCTCCTCGTCCATGTTCCTTAGCGGCGTGTCCTG GACGAAGTGGTTGCCGTCCGCCGATGGGGCAGTGTTGATGCTCGTGGGCGCCAATGTGGGCGTGTTCATGCTATGGCACCTGGCTGATCCTAGCTTCATGAGGAGGCATTTTATG ATTTCTCTTGATAACTTCAAAAGCGGGAGGTTACACACGTTGCTCACGAATGCCTTCAGCCACGCAGAGAGTGGTCACCTCATCAGCAATATGATCGGTCTCTACTTCTTCGGATCAAGT ATTTCCAACATGTTTGGTCCTGCTTTTCTACTGAAGTTGTACGTAGCAGGAGCACTTGCTGGATCTGCATTCTTCTTGCTAGAGAAAGCCTTCCTAGCTCCACGAAGACAG TTTTATGGCGGATGGGACAATTCAAGAACTCCTGCGCTT GGGGCTATTTTGATCGGTGCTGATTTGCTGAGGGTGAAG AGGCAAGGTCAGGTATCAGGTACTTCTCATTTAGGTGGTGCCCTAATAGCTGCTCTTGCATGGGCTCGAATCAGGAAGGGTTGGATCTGA
- the LOC4327031 gene encoding RHOMBOID-like protein 12, mitochondrial isoform X1: MATGRRFLQFQSLLAQQALRLRAAPRPKPQPNPPHRFLHAPSSPAAASPSRLPLWRSTGSLLPVSAAAAAAAAAAARAAAARWLMAAREAGSLELFSLQRRRSSGWFPSSSMFLSGVSWTKWLPSADGAVLMLVGANVGVFMLWHLADPSFMRRHFMISLDNFKSGRLHTLLTNAFSHAESGHLISNMIGLYFFGSSISNMFGPAFLLKLYVAGALAGSAFFLLEKAFLAPRRQFYGGWDNSRTPALGASAAANAIILLDIFLYPKKLVYLYFFIPIPAAIMGAILIGADLLRVKRQGQVSGTSHLGGALIAALAWARIRKGWI, from the exons ATGGCGACGGGGAGGAGGTTCCTGCAGTTCCAGTCGCTCCTCGCGCAGCAAGCCCtacgcctccgcgccgccccgaGACCTAAACCCCAACCAAACCCCCCCCACCGATTCCTCCACGCCCCATCCAGTCCCGCGGCCGCCTCGCCCTCCCGCCTCCCCCTATGGCGCAGCACTGGCTCGCTCCTGCcggtgagcgcggcggcggccgcggcggcggcggcagccgcccgggccgccgcggcgcggtggCTGATGGCCGCGCGCGAGGCGGGCTCGCTCGAGCTCTTCTCGCTGCAGCGGCGCAGGTCCTCGGGGTGGTTCCCCTCCTCGTCCATGTTCCTTAGCGGCGTGTCCTG GACGAAGTGGTTGCCGTCCGCCGATGGGGCAGTGTTGATGCTCGTGGGCGCCAATGTGGGCGTGTTCATGCTATGGCACCTGGCTGATCCTAGCTTCATGAGGAGGCATTTTATG ATTTCTCTTGATAACTTCAAAAGCGGGAGGTTACACACGTTGCTCACGAATGCCTTCAGCCACGCAGAGAGTGGTCACCTCATCAGCAATATGATCGGTCTCTACTTCTTCGGATCAAGT ATTTCCAACATGTTTGGTCCTGCTTTTCTACTGAAGTTGTACGTAGCAGGAGCACTTGCTGGATCTGCATTCTTCTTGCTAGAGAAAGCCTTCCTAGCTCCACGAAGACAG TTTTATGGCGGATGGGACAATTCAAGAACTCCTGCGCTT GGTGCAAGTGCTGCTGCTAATGCAATTATCCTTCTTGACATCTTTTTGTATCCAAAGAAACTAGTCTATCTTTACTTCTTCATTCCTATTCCAGCTGCAATTATG GGGGCTATTTTGATCGGTGCTGATTTGCTGAGGGTGAAG AGGCAAGGTCAGGTATCAGGTACTTCTCATTTAGGTGGTGCCCTAATAGCTGCTCTTGCATGGGCTCGAATCAGGAAGGGTTGGATCTGA
- the LOC4327032 gene encoding transcription factor PCF6-like yields the protein MILGSNQAAAAAAAAAAAEEEAAELARKHTAAVATSRQWSAQTESRIVRVSRVFGGKDRHSKVKTVKGLRDRRVRLSVPTAIQLYDLQDRLGLNQPSKVVDWLLNAARHEIDKLPPLQFPPQDHLCMGHHHHLPSAMPLMHHHGHHHHADDDKYHVAAAAAALAAEKEAAAAGGGGGGGGDDVDGGGGGGAAHIVGRFPAGGYHRFMGLNNPLGMVNSAAGAAMPFHYAGESWNNGSVQDSGAGSPQVAAAAAHHTSPFPSLLSLAPGPHHQLVFYSSEAEQFTVDNLGSQGLSLSSARAFHDQTGS from the coding sequence ATGATACTAGGAAGCAACcaagcggccgccgccgcggctgcggcagctgcggcggaggaggaggcggcggagctagcgAGGAAgcacacggcggcggtggcgacgtcgCGGCAATGGTCGGCGCAGACGGAGTCGCGGATCGTGCGCGTGTCGCGGGTGTTCGGCGGCAAGGACCGGCACAGCAAGGTGAAGACGGTGAAGGGGCTGCGCGACCGGCGGGTGCGGCTGTCGGTGCCGACGGCGATCCAGCTGTACGACCTGCAGGACCGGCTGGGGCTCAACCAGCCCAGCAAGGTGGTGGACTGGCTGCTCAACGCGGCGCGCCACGAGATCGACAAGCTGCCGCCGCTGCAGTTCCCGCCGCAGGACCACCTCTGCATgggacaccaccaccacctgccgTCGGCCATGCCGCTGATGCACCaccacggccaccaccaccacgccgacGACGATAAGTAccacgtcgcggcggcggcggccgcgctggccgcggagaaggaggcggcggcggccggcggcggaggaggaggagggggagacgacgtcgacggcgggggcggcggcggagcggcgcacATAGTGGGGAGGTTCCCCGCCGGTGGCTACCACCGGTTCATGGGGCTGAACAACCCGCTGGGGATGGTCAacagcgccgccggcgccgccatgccGTTCCACTACGCCGGTGAGTCATGGAATAATGGCAGCGTGCAAGACAGCGGCGCCGGCTCGCCgcaggtggccgccgccgcggctcacCACACCTCGCCGTTCCCTTCACTGCTTTCCTTGGCTCCAGGGCCGCATCATCAGCTGGTGTTCTACTCCTCCGAGGCCGAGCAGTTCACAGTAGACAACCTTGGCTCGCAGGGCTTGTCCCTGAGCTCGGCGAGAGCTTTCCATGATCAGACAGGAAGCTAA